TAAATCAGCACCGCTCAATTTTGCCCCGCTCAAATCTGCCCACCGGAGATTTGCCCCGCTCAAATCTGCCCATCGGAGATTTGCCCCGCTCAAGTCTGCCCCGCTCAGGTTAGTATGGCTAAGATTGGCTTGTCTGAGTTCGGCTTCTCGCAAATTTGCACCGCTGAGATCGGAACGACTCAAGTCACTGGAGTTTAAGTTAGCCATCTCTAAGTTAGCTCCCGTCAAGGAAGCACCTCTCAAGATAGTCTCATTCAAGTTAGCGTGACGGAGATTCGCTTGGCGGAGTGTCGCCTCTCGCAAATCGGCACTGGTGAGATCGGCTTCCAACAGATCGGCGCGACTGAGATCGGCGCGAACTAACTCGGCGCGGATTAATGAGGCTCCTCTTAGTTGAGCGCGACTGAGATCGGCTCGAATCAAATTAGCGACGTTGAGACTGGCATTGTTCAAAATAGCGCTGCATAGATTCGCGCCACTCAGTCTAGCTACATTTAGCTTGGCATTGCTCAAGTTAGCTTCACTCAGATTCGCGCCACTCAGGTTAACTATACTCAAATTAGCATCGCTAAGATTCACACCACTGAGTTTGACCCCACTCAAGTTAGCTTCTGGGAGGTCAACACCACTAAAGTTTAAGACTCCTGCTGCATATTTTTCCAGTAATTCCTCTACAGTCATTGATGCTACCCCTTGGATGCCAACTTTAATAGTTGGTAAAGTCATAAAAACAGAATGTCAAAATCAAAAATGAATATTGGAATTTTAGGATTGGGACTGATTGGCGGATCTTTGGGTTTTGATTTGCGATCGCAAGGACATCATATCTTAGGAGTCAGTCGCCGTGAAGCCACCTGTCAAAAGGCAGTTAGTCTCGGCAGTGTTGATGAAGCATCTGTTGATTTGAGTCTGTTAGCAGCCGCAGAAGTCGTATTTATTTGTACACCTCTAGCCCTTATTGTGCCCCAATTTGAACAGTTAATCGCTCATTTGTCTGTTGCGACAGTCGTAACTGATGTGGGTTCGGCGAAAGCACAGATAGTTAAGGAAATTTCCCCCCTTTGGGATAATTTTATCGGCGGTCATCCAATGGCGGGAAGAACAGACAATGGCATCGAAGCTGCACAACGACATTTATTTGTCGATAAACCTTATGTCTTAACACCAACGACTACAACACCAATTAGTGCAATTACAGTTGTGGAAGAAATTGTGCGATCGCTAGGAGCAAATATCTACTATTGTCAACCTGAGCAACATGACCGCGCTGTGAGTTGGATTTCCCATTTACCTGTAATGATCAGTTCTTCGTTGATTGCTGCTTGTTTGAGTGAAAGTGACCCCGATGTTTTGCAATTAGCCCAAAAGTTAGCTAGTTCCGGTTTTCGGGATACCAGTCGTGTGGGAGGCGGGAATCCAGAGTTGGGCGTGATGATGGCGCGGTATAATCGTCAAGCATTGCTGCGATCGCTCCAACAATATCGTCATCATCTCGATGAGTTGACTAACTTAATCGAGCAAGAAAATTGGGCAGTTTTAGAAGAAAAGTTTAAATCAAGGCAACAGGCACGACCTGATTTTGTTAAATAGTTGTTGGGTGCGTTAACGATAGCTGAACGCACCCATTTTTATATTGGCTGAGATAAATTATCCAATGTTGTGGGGTGGGCAGCATGAGCGCCATATAGCCTGGGCAGGCGAGACGCCCACCCCACAAGAGTTAATTGAATATTTTTTATTTGGAAGTCCCTTAACAAGTATTTTCGAGTCGTTTCTTGATTCTGACTCCTGTTAGCGGTAGCGGGGCGTTTAGCCCATTCTGAATTCTGAATTCTGACTCCTGAATTCTTTTCTCATAAAATCTTTAAAAAATGCTACTCAGCAGTTTGATAGCCACCAAACCGATGTACTATACAGATAAATTTACAAAAATCAACAATGGTAGAACGCCCAATCAAAAAATCGGAACGTCAGTCTAAAGAAAGCACTGACAAAAATTCCGAAAACTCGGATTCTGTAACTCCGATTGAATCCAACCCCAAAAGCTCAAAACCGAGCCGTAATCGCTCGGCAGATAAAGGGAAAAAATCATTAGGGGATGAAAACAGGCATCAGGGAAATCCTGCCTTAGCGCGTGGGCCAAAACCCGTTAAACCTCCAGCCCCCAAAGTCCAAACAGAAGAACTCGAAACCGAATCAGAATCCGTCTCTGAGGAGTCTCAAGAGTAGTATTACTATTGTTGCGTGTGATGTGGGAGGCTATAAGTATATGAAGACTGGGATTTCTGGCTTTGAAAGCAGCGATCGTGCCCCCCATCACCTACCGCAAGGCGGAATTAAAAATTAAAAATTAAAAATGAATACAACGTAAGCGTTTCATTCATTTGGAATGGGTGGTTTATTTGCGCCGTGCTGTATTAGGTTATTTTTAGCGATCGCATCATCTCACAGGTTTCCTGTATGTAAAATGCGCGGAAGGGTAGGTGTACAAATTCCATAGCCTCAAAAAAGTGCTTCTATCTCAACACCAGCAAGCATTTCACCCCGTTAATGACTCGATCATCATCCGCGCGATGTCTGAAAAGCTTACAAAAACTGGGTGTCAGCCTTCAATCTTTCCCGAAACTCTTCCCAAAGAAATTCTCTAATGCTATGATTGCTCTAGATTCGCGCAAACGCACCTTGAAAACTAAATATAGCTTGGCTTTCAGTATGCCGCGATTGCAATTCATCTAAATCCCTATTAGGGATTGAAACCAGCCAATTATCGAAGAAGTAGCAATCTAAACCAAATTGCAATTCATCTAAATCCCTATTAGGGATTGAAACGGCATAATCAAGCTGATCTGCCATGTTGGCTTGTCTAGCTGATTGCAATTCATCTAAATCCCTATTAGGGATTGAAACATTT
This Nostoc sp. C052 DNA region includes the following protein-coding sequences:
- a CDS encoding prephenate/arogenate dehydrogenase yields the protein MNIGILGLGLIGGSLGFDLRSQGHHILGVSRREATCQKAVSLGSVDEASVDLSLLAAAEVVFICTPLALIVPQFEQLIAHLSVATVVTDVGSAKAQIVKEISPLWDNFIGGHPMAGRTDNGIEAAQRHLFVDKPYVLTPTTTTPISAITVVEEIVRSLGANIYYCQPEQHDRAVSWISHLPVMISSSLIAACLSESDPDVLQLAQKLASSGFRDTSRVGGGNPELGVMMARYNRQALLRSLQQYRHHLDELTNLIEQENWAVLEEKFKSRQQARPDFVK